The following are encoded together in the Bacteroidales bacterium genome:
- a CDS encoding T9SS type A sorting domain-containing protein — MKNKILFIFILLAFNSTITISQVQQWSKYVQNPVMVKQNFLTEFYAIGQPAVIMENDTFKMWYVACGLDHKGRVLYARSTNGITWTKYGNGAAVMDVGTVGAWDDTWLDTPEILHGPGGYFLYFFGDSVTNQQPNPSVSTTSALGVATSLDGIHWTRFAGNPILTKGDTNSWENFWIESPAVLWDSATNQYMMWYSGVNKNWLIQTGLATSPDGLNWTKYPGNPVITHGLAGSYDDMWVAVPSVIKRNNQFEMWYNAFNSISAYDTLYICYATSPDGINWTKFAGNPLFNTYTAPSDTNIDKSGPWACDVVYDAKENNYKMWYETKAGFCFATSPVSTGITNKTLNDNFHFEIFPNPANDKIVIDIKNFNLSENFDIDIYSIDGRLLFQQKAVKGKNEIDIHYLSNGIYFLKLNNEKYSEVKPVVKF, encoded by the coding sequence ATGAAAAATAAAATTTTATTTATTTTTATTCTTTTAGCGTTTAATAGTACTATCACAATAAGCCAGGTGCAGCAGTGGTCAAAATATGTGCAAAACCCGGTGATGGTGAAACAGAATTTTCTTACTGAATTTTACGCTATAGGGCAACCTGCGGTTATAATGGAAAACGATACATTCAAAATGTGGTACGTTGCCTGCGGACTTGACCATAAAGGCAGGGTTCTTTATGCTCGTTCAACAAACGGTATTACATGGACAAAATATGGCAACGGAGCAGCTGTGATGGATGTTGGTACGGTAGGAGCATGGGACGATACATGGCTTGATACTCCCGAAATTTTGCATGGACCTGGTGGCTATTTCCTTTATTTTTTTGGTGACTCTGTTACCAATCAGCAACCCAATCCTTCAGTATCGACAACATCTGCGCTGGGAGTTGCAACTTCGCTCGATGGTATTCATTGGACAAGATTCGCTGGAAATCCGATACTCACCAAAGGTGACACTAATTCTTGGGAAAATTTCTGGATTGAATCTCCTGCTGTGTTATGGGATAGTGCCACAAATCAATATATGATGTGGTACAGCGGTGTGAATAAAAACTGGCTTATTCAAACCGGACTGGCAACTTCACCCGATGGACTAAACTGGACAAAATATCCCGGAAATCCTGTAATTACTCATGGTCTTGCCGGTTCTTACGATGATATGTGGGTTGCAGTTCCTTCTGTGATAAAAAGAAATAATCAGTTTGAAATGTGGTACAATGCTTTTAATTCAATAAGTGCGTATGATACTCTTTATATATGTTATGCCACTTCTCCTGACGGTATCAACTGGACAAAATTTGCAGGTAATCCATTATTCAATACCTACACTGCTCCTTCCGATACCAATATTGATAAAAGCGGACCATGGGCATGTGATGTGGTTTACGATGCAAAAGAAAACAATTATAAAATGTGGTATGAAACAAAAGCAGGTTTTTGTTTTGCCACATCTCCGGTTAGTACAGGCATTACTAATAAAACTTTAAATGATAATTTCCACTTTGAAATTTTTCCTAACCCCGCAAACGATAAAATAGTTATTGATATAAAAAATTTCAACCTTTCAGAAAATTTCGATATAGATATTTACAGCATTGACGGCAGATTGCTGTTTCAGCAAAAAGCAGTGAAAGGGAAAAATGAAATTGATATACACTACTTGTCAAATGGAATTTACTTTTTAAAACTTAATAACGAAAAATATTCTGAGGTAAAACCTGTTGTGAAGTTTTAA